The Longimicrobiales bacterium genome has a window encoding:
- a CDS encoding secretin N-terminal domain-containing protein, with protein MTAFIALLLTMFAAEPRVTSLSVAPVADRTEVVILVDGTVTPQHFMMPDGRLVVDLTGVPKAPQIDLRDFNRGGVRELRVAPFQTNVARVVLALGSPLEYEFAREDGRIRISFRNPDGAFEPWHREISGGGAPAPAAAAASAARYTPTSAPPQQTEPMRSQRAVDQQDRDQRIRSINFTAEPVNNVLAIFSDYAGQNIVAAPGVQSKAITATLTDVTWREALEAILEANGMFLRELPSGVLLVQDIAAADQAQVTEPLVTRTFAIRYISADSISRAVAGGLLSPNGKVTVNPSSNTLLITDTRSAIERIGQVLPELDVRTPQVDITAVIAFIDRTALESYGVVYDLKDSRGNQLNRLSPGMLNGGQVDDDVISLGGNSIAALGNANYRVASPSLEVVTSLVLGRHTLISFIEALQTVSLSDVQAKPVVRTMDHRRATIQVGEQTPIRVVDAGAAGAGGPRAAVEYKNTGIILEVTPHIIADQVMLDMRAERSGVSAAPSDIGVIFQTQNAQTQVLVNDGETVVIGGLTITEKTQSRAGIPILMDLPVVGALFRNQTDQENKRDLLIMVTPHIVRD; from the coding sequence ATGACCGCGTTCATCGCGCTCTTGCTGACCATGTTCGCCGCTGAGCCGCGTGTTACTTCGCTCAGCGTCGCACCGGTAGCGGATCGCACTGAGGTCGTCATTCTGGTCGATGGCACCGTCACGCCCCAGCATTTCATGATGCCGGACGGGCGGCTCGTCGTCGATCTCACGGGCGTGCCAAAGGCGCCGCAGATCGACCTGCGCGACTTCAACCGGGGTGGTGTCCGCGAGCTGCGCGTCGCACCGTTCCAGACGAACGTCGCCCGCGTCGTGCTGGCACTCGGATCTCCATTGGAGTACGAGTTCGCACGCGAGGATGGCCGCATCCGTATCTCGTTCCGCAACCCGGACGGCGCGTTCGAGCCGTGGCATCGCGAAATCTCCGGCGGAGGCGCTCCCGCGCCGGCAGCGGCCGCTGCATCGGCCGCGCGCTACACGCCGACCTCGGCACCGCCGCAGCAGACGGAGCCGATGCGGAGCCAGCGTGCGGTTGATCAGCAGGACCGCGATCAGCGGATCCGCTCCATCAACTTCACGGCCGAGCCCGTCAACAACGTGCTCGCGATCTTCAGTGACTACGCAGGCCAGAACATCGTTGCCGCGCCCGGTGTCCAGAGCAAGGCGATCACGGCCACACTGACCGATGTGACGTGGCGCGAGGCGCTCGAGGCGATCCTGGAGGCCAACGGCATGTTCCTCCGCGAGCTGCCGAGCGGTGTGCTGCTCGTGCAGGACATTGCGGCCGCGGACCAGGCTCAGGTCACCGAGCCACTCGTCACGAGGACGTTCGCGATCCGTTACATCAGTGCAGACTCGATCAGTCGCGCGGTCGCAGGCGGCCTGCTATCGCCGAACGGCAAGGTGACGGTGAACCCGTCTTCCAATACGCTGCTCATCACTGACACGCGTTCGGCCATCGAGCGCATCGGCCAGGTCCTGCCGGAGCTGGACGTGCGCACGCCGCAGGTCGATATCACAGCGGTGATCGCCTTCATCGATCGCACGGCGCTCGAGTCCTATGGCGTGGTGTATGACCTGAAGGATTCGCGCGGTAACCAGCTCAACCGGCTGAGCCCGGGAATGCTCAACGGAGGTCAGGTCGATGATGACGTGATCTCGCTTGGCGGCAACTCGATTGCGGCGCTCGGCAACGCCAACTACCGCGTCGCGTCGCCCTCGCTCGAGGTGGTCACATCGCTGGTGCTCGGTCGGCATACGCTGATCAGCTTCATCGAGGCACTCCAGACGGTGAGCCTGAGCGACGTCCAGGCGAAGCCTGTCGTCCGCACGATGGACCATCGCCGTGCGACCATCCAGGTCGGTGAGCAGACGCCGATCCGCGTCGTCGATGCCGGCGCTGCCGGAGCCGGTGGTCCGCGTGCGGCCGTCGAGTACAAGAACACCGGTATCATCCTGGAGGTGACGCCGCACATCATCGCCGACCAGGTCATGCTCGACATGCGGGCCGAGCGGTCCGGTGTCTCGGCGGCGCCGTCGGATATCGGCGTCATCTTCCAGACACAGAACGCGCAGACTCAGGTGCTCGTGAATGACGGTGAAACGGTCGTGATCGGCGGCCTGACGATCACCGAGAAGACCCAGTCCCGCGCGGGTATCCCGATCCTCATGGACCTGCCTGTGGTCGGCGCGCTGTTCCGCAACCAGACCGATCAGGAGAACAAGCGCGACCTGCTGATCATGGTCACGCCGCACATTGTGAGGGACTGA
- the aroC gene encoding chorismate synthase, whose protein sequence is MHFRFHTAGESHGRGLVALVEGVPAGLSLTIERDIDPDLRRRQGGYGRGGRMKIEKDTAELVAGVRLGETLGSPIALLVWNRDWDNWRVPMAYEPPAADATDRQLRRVHLPRPGHADLVGVLKYDRADARDILERASARETTARVAAGAVAKRLLAEVGVTIGSHIVMLGGIEAQVPDELPDDLNAAADASPLRTLDASAEARMIEEIDASKRAGDTLGGTFEVVARGLPVGLGSHVSWDRKLDGRIAQAMMSIQAMKGVEIGLGFEAARRRGSAVHDEIERDPQLLRTGGYRRTRNSAGGLEGGITTGAPLVVRVAMKPLSSLMQPLRSVDIRTGDTGDAIRERSDVVALAAAGVVGEAMLAIVLADALLEKFGADSMSELRRNLDGYLAQLENRSAELGRVEGREAGA, encoded by the coding sequence ATGCACTTCCGTTTCCATACAGCCGGCGAGTCGCACGGCCGCGGGCTCGTTGCCCTGGTCGAGGGTGTGCCGGCCGGTCTGTCGCTGACGATCGAGCGCGACATTGACCCGGATCTCCGGCGCCGCCAGGGCGGCTACGGCCGCGGCGGCCGCATGAAGATCGAAAAGGACACGGCCGAGCTCGTGGCCGGTGTCCGACTCGGTGAGACGCTGGGCTCACCGATCGCGCTCCTGGTCTGGAACCGGGACTGGGACAACTGGCGCGTGCCGATGGCGTACGAGCCGCCAGCCGCTGACGCGACCGACCGTCAGCTGCGCCGCGTACATCTGCCGCGTCCCGGCCATGCCGACCTGGTCGGTGTGCTGAAGTACGACCGCGCCGATGCGCGCGACATCCTCGAGCGTGCGTCCGCACGTGAGACCACGGCACGTGTCGCCGCCGGGGCGGTGGCGAAACGGCTGCTGGCGGAGGTCGGCGTTACGATCGGAAGCCACATCGTCATGCTGGGCGGTATCGAGGCGCAGGTGCCGGACGAGCTACCGGATGATCTCAACGCTGCCGCTGATGCATCGCCACTGCGCACGCTCGATGCGTCTGCGGAAGCCCGCATGATCGAGGAGATCGACGCATCGAAGCGCGCGGGCGACACCCTCGGCGGCACGTTCGAGGTGGTCGCACGCGGCCTGCCGGTGGGGCTGGGCAGCCATGTGTCCTGGGACCGCAAGCTGGATGGCCGGATCGCGCAGGCCATGATGTCGATCCAGGCCATGAAGGGTGTGGAGATCGGTCTCGGCTTCGAAGCGGCTCGCCGTCGCGGCTCAGCGGTGCACGACGAGATCGAGCGTGACCCACAGCTGCTGCGCACCGGCGGTTACCGCCGCACGCGGAACAGCGCCGGCGGCCTGGAGGGCGGGATCACGACAGGTGCGCCGCTCGTCGTTCGCGTCGCGATGAAGCCGCTGTCGAGTCTCATGCAGCCGCTCCGCAGCGTCGATATCCGCACGGGCGATACCGGCGATGCCATCCGCGAGCGCAGCGACGTCGTGGCGCTCGCGGCCGCGGGCGTCGTGGGTGAGGCGATGCTCGCGATCGTGCTCGCCGACGCACTGCTCGAGAAGTTCGGCGCTGACAGCATGAGTGAGCTGCGGCGCAATCTCGACGGCTACCTCGCTCAGCTGGAGAACCGGAGCGCAGAGCTCGGACGCGTGGAGGGACGAGAGGCCGGCGCATGA
- a CDS encoding shikimate kinase, producing the protein MNEPAERCVLIGLPGAGKSTVGADLARLLGWRFVDIDSEIVRASGRSITDMFQSDGESAFRAMESRLTAELCSTTGIVIAPGGGWAVQPGALETLPPGTATVWLRISPEEAIRRLGGSPQDRPLLAGADPLAAMRSLGRKRNEYYSRADLVVDVDRRAASDISRTIFEWLKRSTS; encoded by the coding sequence ATGAACGAGCCCGCGGAACGGTGTGTCCTCATCGGCCTGCCCGGGGCAGGGAAGAGTACCGTCGGCGCGGATCTCGCGCGGCTGCTCGGCTGGCGCTTTGTCGACATCGATTCCGAGATCGTGCGGGCCAGCGGCCGCTCCATCACCGACATGTTCCAGTCAGACGGCGAGTCGGCCTTTCGGGCCATGGAGTCGCGGTTGACAGCGGAGTTATGCTCCACGACAGGAATCGTAATCGCCCCGGGCGGTGGCTGGGCCGTACAGCCCGGCGCTCTCGAGACGCTGCCACCCGGCACGGCCACGGTATGGCTGCGCATATCGCCGGAAGAAGCGATCCGCCGTCTCGGGGGTAGCCCACAGGACAGGCCGCTCCTCGCCGGTGCCGATCCGCTCGCCGCGATGCGCAGTCTCGGCCGTAAACGCAACGAATACTACAGTCGCGCCGATCTGGTCGTCGATGTGGACAGGCGCGCGGCATCAGACATCTCCCGAACCATCTTCGAATGGCTAAAACGAAGCACCTCGTGA
- the topA gene encoding type I DNA topoisomerase, which produces MAKTKHLVIVESPAKAKTIGKYLGSDYRVRASVGHIRDLPPRELGVDIEHGFEPKYVTIRGKGKIIQDLRRDAEAVDEVILATDPDREGEAIAWHVADQLGYEQGDGKRFSRVLFHEITKDAINRALKQPLALDMRKVEAQQARRILDRLVGYQVSPLLWKPIRPGLSAGRVQTVALRLITEREAEIRAFVAEEYWSVTALLEKDGKQFEAKLHHIDGKAFKLENETSAMKALNDVTGLPFIITELKRRQRLKNPPPPFTTSTLQQEAAKRLGFTAQRTMRTAQQLYEGIDVGAEGSVGLITYMRTDSTRIATSAAEGARDLVRSTFGDKYLTDKPRLWGGKQQKSAQEAHEAIRPTDALRRPDELKRYLDRDQHRLYELIWLRLVAGQMASAIYDTTTADFELTTASGTKYLFRATGSIMVFDGFTRLYTEAREDGDHKTLDDLAPLPDLAEKDRCRVESIMPAQHFTQPPPRFTEASLVKELERLGIGRPSTYAQIISTLTDREYVQLEQKRFTPTPLGETVAMVLVKIFPDVFSVGFTSGMEAELDRVEEGELQWQKVLQDFYVPFLRRLDEGRDKGEEIIRESVASDAGPCPECGRDMAVRWNRYGRFLGCTGYPECRHTQSLDNEQRKEPVPTGEKCEKCGAEMVEREGRFGPFIACSNYPKCKHTKPRTIPGLKCPKCEIGDVGEKRTRRGKTFWGCTRYPECDWSTWDEPVARPCPNCNAPFLVRKSTKARGEFMRCQSCYHEYTVGADDSLEPAGVGVPTPADRRARKDSDAGSDGGSGGYRRGARKSFGTKSGPSKSVTKKTTGKKAAAKKSTGKNAVTKSTAKKSSANKSAAGKSTVKKSTAKKSAPKRSKE; this is translated from the coding sequence ATGGCTAAAACGAAGCACCTCGTGATCGTCGAGTCGCCTGCCAAGGCCAAGACGATCGGCAAGTATCTCGGCAGCGATTATCGTGTGCGCGCCTCGGTCGGTCACATCCGCGACCTGCCGCCGCGCGAGCTCGGTGTCGACATAGAGCACGGCTTCGAGCCGAAGTACGTGACGATCCGCGGCAAGGGCAAGATCATCCAGGACCTGCGGCGCGACGCGGAAGCGGTCGATGAGGTGATCCTGGCGACTGACCCTGATCGCGAGGGTGAGGCGATCGCCTGGCACGTGGCCGACCAGCTCGGTTATGAGCAGGGTGACGGCAAGCGCTTCAGCCGTGTTCTGTTTCACGAGATCACGAAGGACGCGATCAACCGTGCGCTCAAGCAGCCGCTCGCGCTGGATATGCGCAAGGTCGAAGCTCAGCAGGCGCGGCGCATCCTGGATCGCCTGGTCGGCTACCAGGTCAGCCCGCTGCTGTGGAAGCCGATCCGGCCCGGCCTGTCCGCTGGCCGCGTTCAGACCGTTGCGCTGCGACTGATTACGGAGCGCGAGGCAGAGATCCGCGCATTCGTCGCTGAGGAGTACTGGTCCGTCACCGCGCTCCTGGAGAAGGACGGCAAGCAGTTCGAGGCGAAGCTCCACCACATCGACGGCAAGGCTTTCAAGCTCGAGAACGAGACCAGCGCCATGAAGGCGCTCAATGATGTCACCGGCCTGCCGTTCATCATCACGGAGCTGAAGCGCCGTCAGCGGCTCAAGAATCCGCCGCCGCCGTTCACAACATCGACGCTCCAGCAGGAGGCCGCGAAGCGACTCGGCTTCACGGCGCAGCGCACGATGCGCACTGCGCAGCAGTTGTACGAGGGCATCGACGTGGGCGCGGAGGGCTCGGTCGGCCTCATCACCTACATGCGTACCGACTCGACGCGTATCGCGACGAGTGCCGCCGAGGGCGCGCGCGACCTTGTACGCAGCACATTCGGTGACAAGTACCTGACCGACAAGCCGCGCCTCTGGGGCGGGAAGCAGCAGAAGAGCGCGCAGGAAGCCCACGAGGCGATCCGGCCCACCGACGCGCTGCGACGGCCGGACGAGCTCAAGCGTTATCTCGACCGCGATCAGCATCGACTCTACGAGCTGATCTGGCTGCGCCTCGTGGCAGGACAGATGGCGTCGGCGATCTATGACACCACCACGGCCGACTTCGAGCTGACCACTGCCAGCGGCACGAAGTACCTGTTCCGTGCAACGGGCTCCATCATGGTGTTCGACGGCTTCACCCGCCTCTACACCGAGGCGCGCGAGGACGGCGACCACAAGACGCTCGATGATCTCGCGCCGCTGCCCGACCTCGCGGAGAAGGATCGGTGCAGAGTGGAGTCCATCATGCCGGCTCAGCACTTCACGCAGCCGCCACCCCGCTTCACGGAAGCCAGCCTGGTCAAGGAACTGGAACGCCTGGGCATCGGCCGGCCGTCCACATACGCCCAGATCATCTCGACACTCACGGACCGCGAGTACGTGCAGCTCGAGCAGAAGCGCTTCACGCCCACGCCGCTCGGCGAGACCGTGGCCATGGTGCTGGTCAAGATCTTCCCCGACGTGTTCAGCGTCGGGTTCACGAGCGGAATGGAGGCAGAGCTCGACCGGGTGGAGGAAGGTGAGCTGCAATGGCAGAAGGTGCTCCAGGATTTCTACGTCCCGTTCCTGCGCCGGCTCGATGAGGGCAGGGACAAGGGCGAGGAGATCATCCGCGAGTCGGTGGCATCGGACGCCGGGCCGTGCCCGGAGTGCGGCCGCGACATGGCTGTGCGCTGGAATCGTTATGGCCGCTTCCTCGGCTGCACGGGCTATCCGGAATGCCGGCACACGCAGTCGCTTGACAACGAGCAGCGCAAGGAGCCCGTGCCAACGGGTGAGAAGTGCGAGAAGTGCGGTGCGGAGATGGTCGAGCGCGAAGGCCGGTTCGGTCCGTTCATCGCCTGCAGCAATTATCCGAAGTGCAAGCACACCAAGCCGCGCACGATTCCCGGCCTGAAATGCCCGAAGTGCGAGATCGGCGATGTCGGCGAAAAGCGCACGCGCCGTGGCAAGACGTTCTGGGGATGCACACGCTACCCGGAATGCGACTGGTCCACGTGGGATGAGCCCGTCGCGCGACCGTGCCCCAACTGCAATGCGCCGTTCCTCGTCCGCAAGAGCACAAAGGCACGCGGCGAGTTCATGCGCTGCCAGTCCTGCTACCACGAGTACACTGTCGGCGCCGACGACTCGCTCGAGCCGGCTGGCGTCGGTGTCCCGACGCCCGCCGATCGCCGTGCCCGCAAGGACAGCGATGCAGGCTCCGATGGTGGCAGTGGCGGCTACAGGCGCGGTGCCCGGAAATCGTTCGGGACGAAGTCGGGGCCCAGCAAGTCCGTGACAAAGAAGACGACCGGAAAGAAAGCCGCGGCAAAGAAGTCGACCGGGAAGAACGCAGTAACGAAGTCGACAGCGAAGAAGTCGAGCGCTAACAAATCCGCCGCGGGAAAGTCGACTGTGAAGAAGTCGACCGCGAAGAAATCGGCACCGAAGCGATCGAAGGAGTAG
- the trmFO gene encoding methylenetetrahydrofolate--tRNA-(uracil(54)-C(5))-methyltransferase (FADH(2)-oxidizing) TrmFO, with amino-acid sequence MSDVLVVGGGLAGCEAAWQLAERGHAVTLREMRPVRSTPAHQTQDLAELVCTNSFKSEDLGNAHGLLKAEMRDMGSILLQAADVSRVPAGQALAVDRDMFARAMTERMERHPNITIERGETTALPDGPAVIATGPLTSAALADSIAALLGDEGLAFYDSIAPIISDDSIDTNVAFFASRWDKGGDDDYLNCPMSREEYESFIHALRAADVYPGHDWENLPHTRAEAPAAQPQVAEDNIPYFEGCLPIEVMAERGADTLRFGPMKPVGLRDPRTGRRPWAVVQLRREDRTGQMWNMVGFQTRLRTGEQRRIFRMIPGLEQAEFLRTGSIHRNTYLNFPARLNAYGAAPKRPDIIFAGQLTGVEGYTESAASGILAGINMDRILTSQEPVLPPSTTMLGALLQYLRTAEPGRFQPMNSNFGLLDPLTDHVRDKSLRRQRMVQRARDDFAMWVQSTVTPSASPV; translated from the coding sequence ATGTCAGACGTACTCGTCGTCGGCGGTGGTCTGGCCGGCTGCGAGGCGGCCTGGCAGCTCGCGGAGCGCGGCCATGCGGTCACGCTCCGTGAGATGCGGCCCGTCCGTTCCACGCCTGCGCACCAGACGCAGGATCTTGCCGAGCTCGTCTGCACCAATTCGTTCAAGAGTGAGGATCTCGGCAATGCGCACGGCCTTCTCAAGGCGGAAATGCGCGATATGGGCTCCATCCTGCTCCAGGCGGCCGACGTGTCGCGCGTGCCTGCCGGACAGGCTCTGGCAGTCGACCGCGACATGTTCGCGCGCGCGATGACGGAGCGCATGGAGCGGCATCCGAACATCACGATCGAACGCGGCGAGACGACAGCACTGCCGGATGGTCCTGCCGTTATCGCCACCGGTCCGCTGACGTCTGCCGCCCTCGCCGACAGTATCGCAGCGCTGCTGGGCGATGAGGGTCTCGCCTTCTACGATTCCATCGCGCCCATCATCAGCGACGACTCCATTGATACGAACGTCGCGTTCTTTGCATCGCGCTGGGACAAGGGCGGAGATGACGATTATCTCAACTGCCCCATGTCGCGCGAGGAGTACGAGTCGTTCATCCACGCGCTGCGTGCTGCCGATGTGTATCCAGGCCATGACTGGGAGAACCTGCCCCACACACGGGCCGAGGCACCGGCGGCACAGCCGCAGGTTGCCGAAGACAATATCCCGTACTTCGAAGGATGTCTGCCGATCGAGGTGATGGCGGAGCGCGGTGCGGACACGCTGCGTTTCGGCCCGATGAAGCCGGTCGGCCTGCGTGATCCGCGCACGGGCAGACGACCATGGGCAGTCGTCCAGCTCCGGCGCGAGGACCGGACGGGCCAGATGTGGAACATGGTCGGGTTCCAGACACGGCTCCGCACGGGTGAGCAGCGCCGCATCTTCCGCATGATCCCGGGCCTCGAGCAGGCGGAGTTCCTCCGTACGGGGTCCATCCATCGCAACACGTATCTGAACTTTCCCGCACGACTGAATGCGTACGGAGCAGCGCCCAAACGACCGGACATCATCTTCGCAGGCCAGCTGACCGGCGTCGAAGGGTACACCGAGTCTGCCGCCTCAGGAATCCTGGCCGGCATCAACATGGATCGCATCCTGACATCGCAGGAGCCTGTGCTGCCGCCATCGACCACGATGCTCGGCGCGCTCCTGCAGTATCTGCGCACGGCCGAGCCCGGCCGCTTCCAGCCGATGAACTCCAACTTCGGCCTGCTCGACCCGCTCACCGACCACGTGCGTGACAAGTCGCTGCGCCGCCAGCGCATGGTACAGCGCGCGCGCGACGATTTCGCGATGTGGGTACAATCCACCGTCACGCCGTCCGCGAGTCCGGTGTGA
- a CDS encoding tyrosine recombinase yields the protein MSSPPSATAHLLEYLRGVEHGRQLSPNTVAAYRRDLYELAAFLDRFYNGDDWTWDGVDRLALRAWLGELSRRGLARRSITRKMSAVRSFFRHLHREDIVEANPARAVRSPKIEKTLPSWLTRLEVDRMFDVAEHGSADNTFRGTRDHAIVELFYATGMRLSELASLDLASVDLVSEQARVLGKGRKERIVPIGAPAVAALRRHELRRREILNRVPTADRKALFLSERGKRLSTRQIQNIVRGLLDKVADDAGLSTHSLRHSFATHLLDAGADLLAVKELLGHASLSTTRIYTHIAKERLKKVYDQAHPRA from the coding sequence GTGAGCAGTCCACCGTCCGCCACGGCACACCTGCTCGAGTATCTGCGCGGTGTCGAGCACGGCCGCCAGCTCAGCCCCAACACCGTCGCCGCCTATCGCCGCGACCTCTACGAGCTCGCAGCGTTCCTCGACCGCTTCTACAATGGCGATGACTGGACCTGGGACGGCGTCGACCGCCTCGCGCTCCGTGCCTGGCTCGGGGAGCTCTCCCGGCGCGGCCTCGCCCGGCGCAGCATCACAAGGAAGATGTCAGCGGTGCGCAGCTTCTTCCGGCACCTCCACCGCGAAGACATCGTCGAAGCCAATCCCGCACGGGCCGTGCGCTCCCCGAAAATCGAGAAGACGCTGCCTTCCTGGCTCACGCGCCTGGAGGTGGACCGGATGTTCGATGTCGCTGAACACGGCTCCGCCGACAACACGTTCCGCGGTACGCGCGACCACGCCATCGTCGAGCTCTTCTACGCCACCGGCATGCGCCTCTCCGAGCTCGCCAGCCTCGATCTGGCCAGTGTGGACCTCGTCAGCGAGCAGGCACGCGTCCTCGGCAAGGGCCGCAAGGAACGCATCGTCCCCATCGGCGCTCCCGCTGTCGCCGCACTCCGTCGCCACGAGCTGCGCCGCCGCGAGATCCTGAATCGCGTTCCCACGGCAGATCGCAAGGCGCTCTTCCTCTCCGAGCGCGGCAAGCGGCTCTCTACCCGCCAGATCCAGAACATCGTGCGCGGGCTGCTCGACAAAGTCGCCGATGACGCCGGCCTCTCCACCCACTCCCTCCGCCACTCCTTCGCCACCCACCTCCTCGACGCCGGCGCCGACCTCCTCGCCGTCAAGGAGCTGCTCGGCCATGCGTCGCTTTCCACGACCCGGATCTACACCCACATCGCCAAG